One segment of Candidatus Manganitrophus noduliformans DNA contains the following:
- the glgB gene encoding 1,4-alpha-glucan branching protein GlgB: MSGKERMQKVLPSLSLLTEHDIYLLKEGSHFNLHEKLGAHPIESEGRRGVYFAVWAPNAESVSVVGDFNCWNPASHPLKVREDGSGIWEGFFSDIGVGALYKYHLVSRNHQYTVEKSDPFAFCTEIPPRTASVVWDLQHQWNDQDWSAQRAQRNQMTAPMSIYEMHLGSWRRVPEEGDRPMTYREMAKPLTEYLREMKFTHVELMPITEHPFYGSWGYQTTGYFAPTRRYGTPQDLMYLIDTLHQNGIGVILDWVPSHFPTDQHGLAYFDGTYLYEHADSRKGFHPDWSSAIFNYGRNEVQAFLISSALFWLETYHIDGLRIDGVASMLYLDYSRKEGEWIPNMYGGRENLEAISFLKRLNEAVYGHFPDTQTIAEESTSWPMVSRPTYLGGLGFGMKWNMGWMHDILSYFSKDPVHRKYHHGQLTFSIWYGFSENFVLPLSHDEVVHGKGSLLSKMPGDDWQRFANLRLLFGYMYAHPGKKLLFMGGELGQGTEWNHDRSLDWHLLQYPPHRQLQQWVADLNGFYREEPALYQKDFDPAGFEWIDLNDAAASTLIFLRRGENPDQPVVFVCNFTPVPRLDYRIGVPAEGFWQERLNSDSSFYGGSNLGNGGGLLAEPIPSHGRPYSLRITLPPLAMIALMRG, encoded by the coding sequence ATGAGTGGAAAAGAACGAATGCAGAAAGTCCTCCCCTCCCTCAGTCTGCTGACCGAGCATGACATCTACCTTCTGAAAGAGGGAAGCCACTTCAACCTTCACGAAAAGCTCGGCGCCCATCCGATCGAATCGGAGGGGAGGCGGGGGGTTTATTTCGCCGTCTGGGCGCCCAACGCGGAATCGGTCTCGGTCGTCGGCGATTTCAACTGTTGGAATCCCGCCTCCCATCCCCTGAAGGTCCGCGAAGACGGATCGGGGATCTGGGAAGGATTTTTCAGCGACATCGGCGTGGGGGCCCTCTATAAATATCATCTCGTCTCGCGGAACCATCAATACACCGTGGAGAAGAGCGATCCGTTCGCCTTCTGCACGGAGATCCCTCCCCGGACCGCCTCGGTCGTGTGGGATCTACAGCATCAATGGAACGATCAGGACTGGTCGGCGCAGCGCGCGCAGCGGAATCAGATGACCGCCCCGATGTCCATTTACGAGATGCATCTCGGCTCCTGGCGGCGGGTCCCCGAAGAGGGGGACCGGCCGATGACTTATCGTGAGATGGCGAAACCGCTGACGGAATACCTCCGTGAGATGAAGTTCACCCATGTCGAGTTGATGCCGATCACCGAACACCCCTTCTACGGCTCCTGGGGGTATCAGACGACCGGCTACTTCGCCCCGACCCGCCGGTACGGCACGCCGCAGGACCTGATGTATCTGATCGACACCCTTCATCAGAACGGCATCGGCGTGATTCTCGATTGGGTTCCCTCCCACTTCCCGACCGATCAACATGGACTCGCCTACTTCGACGGGACCTATCTCTACGAACATGCCGATTCCCGAAAGGGATTCCATCCCGACTGGAGCAGCGCCATCTTCAACTACGGGCGCAACGAGGTGCAGGCGTTTCTGATCAGCAGCGCCCTCTTCTGGCTGGAGACGTACCACATCGACGGGCTTCGGATCGACGGCGTCGCCTCGATGCTCTATCTCGATTACTCCAGGAAAGAGGGAGAATGGATACCGAACATGTACGGCGGCCGGGAGAATCTGGAGGCGATCTCCTTCTTGAAACGGCTGAACGAAGCGGTCTACGGCCACTTCCCCGACACCCAGACGATCGCGGAAGAATCGACTTCCTGGCCGATGGTTTCCCGGCCGACTTATCTCGGGGGGCTCGGCTTCGGGATGAAATGGAACATGGGATGGATGCACGACATCCTCTCTTATTTTTCAAAGGACCCCGTTCATCGAAAATACCACCACGGCCAGCTGACCTTCAGCATCTGGTACGGCTTTTCCGAGAATTTCGTCCTTCCGCTCTCTCATGACGAGGTGGTCCATGGAAAGGGCTCGCTCCTCTCCAAGATGCCGGGGGACGACTGGCAGCGGTTTGCCAACCTGAGGCTCTTATTCGGGTACATGTACGCCCATCCCGGCAAAAAGCTCCTCTTCATGGGGGGGGAGCTCGGACAGGGAACGGAATGGAACCACGATCGGAGTCTCGATTGGCATCTTTTGCAATATCCCCCGCACCGGCAGCTCCAGCAGTGGGTCGCCGACCTCAACGGATTTTATCGGGAAGAGCCGGCGCTTTACCAGAAAGACTTCGACCCGGCCGGCTTCGAATGGATCGATCTGAACGATGCGGCGGCCAGCACCCTGATCTTCCTGCGCCGGGGGGAGAACCCGGACCAGCCGGTTGTTTTTGTCTGCAACTTCACCCCGGTCCCCCGCCTCGACTATCGGATCGGGGTCCCCGCCGAAGGATTCTGGCAGGAGCGGCTCAACAGCGATTCAAGCTTCTACGGCGGAAGCAACCTCGGAAACGGCGGCGGCCTCTTGGCCGAGCCGATCCCCTCCCACGGACGCCCCTACTCGCTGCGGATCACCCTTCCGCCGCTGGCGATGATCGCGCTGATGAGAGGATAA
- a CDS encoding TrkH family potassium uptake protein has product MKGASTDSMKREGWVRFLLSAARESRPATFVRQVFDLTASSIREIKVASLSGILLLSFLFDFSIWFPIFFKAAALLLQAGGLIKLTFEERYLLLRFRHLSWRKRLVPVALFLIALLFYFEKGILFFQRWDQPDIFPIHTYRLYSMIFFGAAFSIYAMRLKTIATFLDRLHLKPAQTLALSFALLIFAGALILSLPQMVADPSQISFIDALFTATSATTVTGLAVAPISEYYRTAGQWVILLLIQLGGLGIMTFGALIFFLPRRRMPLHEEIALQGVLEVESIGSVRREIGSIFVITLTIEAFGALLLWTLLEDATPNALFQAIFHSVSAFCNAGFSLFPANLEGYVDRPGVSLTIIGLVILGGLGFPVLHNLGNYPLFGRGPTSWRLTFHSKMVLAISAGLLVAGTLGIYFLEYRGALAPLPWYHQWIAAFFQSATARTAGFNTLNIARFSDASLFLIILLMWIGGSPISTAGGIKTTTFGVMLATLRSLLRGREEIEIFHRRLAPQAVQKALSVGFISSALLALLLLALLAVEEGDFKVILFEAVSAFNTVGLSIGNTGAFSPLGKAILILIMFIGRLGPLTIAYTLAERTSRGIYHYPEERVIVG; this is encoded by the coding sequence TTGAAGGGGGCTTCAACCGACAGCATGAAGCGGGAGGGATGGGTTCGATTCCTCCTCTCCGCCGCTCGAGAATCTCGTCCGGCAACCTTCGTCCGGCAGGTTTTCGACTTGACCGCCTCGTCGATCAGGGAGATCAAGGTCGCCTCCCTTTCCGGCATTTTACTTCTCTCCTTTCTCTTCGATTTCTCGATTTGGTTTCCGATCTTCTTCAAGGCGGCCGCCCTCCTGCTGCAAGCGGGGGGCCTGATCAAATTGACTTTCGAGGAGCGCTATCTTCTGCTCCGCTTCAGGCATCTCTCATGGAGAAAGCGGCTGGTCCCCGTCGCACTTTTTCTGATCGCCCTTCTCTTCTACTTTGAGAAAGGGATCCTCTTTTTCCAAAGGTGGGACCAGCCGGACATCTTCCCGATTCATACCTACCGTCTCTACAGCATGATCTTTTTCGGCGCGGCTTTTTCGATCTATGCGATGCGGCTGAAAACCATCGCTACTTTCCTCGATCGGCTCCATCTCAAACCGGCGCAGACCCTGGCGCTCAGCTTTGCCCTGTTGATCTTCGCTGGCGCCCTGATCCTCTCGCTCCCCCAGATGGTGGCCGACCCCTCTCAGATCTCCTTTATCGATGCCCTCTTTACCGCCACCTCGGCCACCACGGTGACCGGATTAGCCGTCGCCCCGATCTCCGAATATTATCGAACGGCCGGCCAATGGGTCATCCTCCTCCTGATCCAGCTCGGCGGACTCGGCATCATGACCTTCGGGGCCCTCATCTTCTTTCTTCCCCGACGGCGCATGCCGCTGCATGAGGAGATCGCCCTCCAAGGGGTCCTGGAGGTCGAATCGATCGGATCGGTCCGGAGGGAGATCGGCTCCATCTTCGTGATCACACTGACGATCGAAGCGTTCGGCGCCCTGCTGCTCTGGACCCTTCTTGAGGATGCAACGCCGAACGCCCTTTTCCAAGCAATTTTTCATTCGGTCTCCGCCTTCTGCAACGCCGGCTTCTCCCTCTTTCCGGCGAATCTGGAAGGTTACGTCGATCGGCCCGGGGTGAGCCTGACCATCATCGGTCTCGTCATTCTCGGCGGACTCGGCTTTCCTGTGCTGCACAACCTGGGGAACTATCCCCTCTTCGGAAGGGGTCCGACCTCCTGGAGATTGACGTTCCATTCCAAAATGGTCTTGGCAATTTCGGCCGGGCTCCTGGTGGCGGGGACCCTCGGGATCTATTTCCTCGAATATCGAGGAGCGCTCGCCCCGCTTCCCTGGTATCATCAGTGGATCGCCGCCTTTTTCCAATCGGCCACGGCCAGGACCGCCGGGTTCAATACGCTGAACATCGCCCGCTTTTCCGATGCGAGCCTTTTTCTGATCATTCTCCTGATGTGGATCGGAGGCTCGCCGATCTCGACCGCGGGGGGGATCAAGACGACCACCTTCGGCGTGATGTTGGCGACGCTGCGGAGCCTCCTACGGGGACGCGAGGAGATCGAGATCTTCCATCGGAGGCTGGCGCCTCAAGCGGTCCAGAAGGCGCTCTCGGTCGGGTTTATCTCATCGGCCCTGCTGGCGCTCCTGCTCCTTGCTCTCTTGGCGGTCGAGGAAGGGGATTTTAAAGTGATCTTGTTCGAGGCGGTCTCGGCGTTCAACACGGTGGGACTCTCGATCGGGAATACCGGCGCGTTCTCCCCGCTCGGGAAAGCGATTCTGATTTTGATCATGTTTATCGGGCGGCTCGGTCCCCTTACGATCGCCTATACCCTGGCGGAGCGGACCAGCCGGGGGATTTATCACTATCCGGAAGAAAGAGTGATTGTGGGGTAG
- the treS gene encoding maltose alpha-D-glucosyltransferase has protein sequence MSEKEIRSEHNPLWYKDAVIYQLHIKAFFDSNNDGVGDFKGLTQKLDYLKDLGITAIWVLPFYPSPLKDDGYDIADYFNIHPDYGTLRDFKEFLKEAHRRGMRVITELVLNHTSDQHPWFQRARRAKPGSVWRDFYVWSDTPEKYKDARIIFKDFEASNWTWDPVAKAYYWHRFYSHQPDLNFDNPHVRKEMFRVMEHWLEMGVDGLRLDAVPYLYEREGTNCENLPETYEFLRQLRTRVDLKFKNKMLLAEANQWPEDAVAYFGKGDACHMAFHFPLMPRMFMALRMEDRFPIIDILEQTPSPPENGQWAIFLRNHDELTLEMVTDEERDYMYRIYARDPKMRINLGIRRRLGPLLENDRRKIELMNVLLFSLPGTPVIYYGDEIGMGDNFYLGDRNGVRTPMQWNGDRNTGFSQANPQKLFLPAIIDPEYHYESVNVENQERNHSSLLWSMKRFVATRKYYKAFGRGTIEFLLPDNPKVLAFLRHYKDEEHILVVVNLSRHSQIAELDLSQYVGHVPETLFSRNRFPEIRDGRYTITLGPYGYYRFILQKKEESMHPSGKRIIPEISVEGDWRNVLKGRQKQTLERNTFPAYIVGCRWYGGKARQIEQLHILEAIPIGKEGSTGQLLLLQIDYTEGMPETYLLPIAFASGEGAARIAEEAPHSVIARVIGEQEGILYDGIYDEALRDCLLSIISKRQRIKGARGEIIASPGKRFKSLAAAAGALLASQVLKGEQTNSNLLYGQTFLFKLYRRLDEGINPDLEIGRFLTENALLSRIPPYAGAIEYRRPGAEPMIVGLLQGFVPNEGDAWRYTVDAVERYFERVLSKRGEIDAIPKAPPSLLETAFQEVPPLLHELIGSIYLEMATLLGKRTAEFHLALSSPTEDSQFAPEPYTLLYQRSVYQGMQSHGRQVFQLLRQKLKGLPEPVRTGAQEVLNSEREILERFKTVYRKKISTMKIRIHGDYHLGQVLYTGNDFYIIDFEGEPARPLSERRLKRSPFRDVAGMIRSFHYKAYSGLVTQASIRPEDVPVLEPWADLWYRYTSAAFLRSYLDTAGDAPFIPKEREDIEVLLNTFLLDKAVYEIGYELNNRPEWIMIPLKGITHLMEAR, from the coding sequence ATGTCCGAAAAGGAAATCCGGTCTGAACACAACCCGCTCTGGTACAAAGACGCCGTCATCTACCAGCTCCATATCAAAGCGTTCTTCGACAGCAATAACGACGGCGTCGGCGATTTCAAGGGGCTGACGCAAAAGCTCGATTATCTGAAGGACCTGGGGATCACGGCGATCTGGGTTCTCCCCTTCTATCCCTCCCCCTTGAAGGACGACGGGTACGACATCGCCGATTACTTCAATATTCACCCTGATTACGGGACGCTGCGCGACTTTAAGGAGTTTTTGAAGGAGGCCCATCGCCGGGGAATGCGGGTGATCACCGAGCTGGTCCTCAATCACACCTCGGACCAGCACCCCTGGTTTCAGCGGGCCCGGCGGGCCAAGCCGGGCTCCGTCTGGCGGGATTTCTACGTCTGGAGCGACACCCCGGAGAAATACAAGGACGCCCGGATCATCTTCAAGGACTTCGAGGCCTCCAACTGGACCTGGGACCCGGTGGCGAAAGCCTACTACTGGCACCGCTTCTACTCCCACCAGCCCGATCTGAATTTCGACAACCCGCACGTCCGAAAAGAGATGTTCCGGGTGATGGAGCACTGGCTGGAGATGGGAGTGGACGGGTTGCGCCTCGACGCCGTCCCCTATCTCTACGAGCGGGAAGGGACCAACTGTGAAAACCTCCCGGAGACCTATGAGTTTCTAAGACAGCTCCGAACGCGGGTCGATCTGAAGTTCAAAAATAAGATGCTTCTCGCCGAGGCCAACCAGTGGCCGGAGGACGCCGTCGCCTACTTTGGAAAAGGGGACGCCTGCCACATGGCCTTCCACTTCCCCCTCATGCCCCGGATGTTCATGGCCCTTCGGATGGAAGACCGCTTCCCGATCATCGACATCCTGGAGCAGACCCCCTCGCCCCCCGAAAACGGCCAATGGGCGATTTTCTTGCGCAATCACGACGAGCTGACCCTGGAGATGGTCACCGATGAGGAGCGCGACTACATGTACCGGATCTACGCGCGCGATCCCAAAATGAGGATTAATCTCGGGATCCGGCGGCGGCTCGGCCCGCTGCTCGAAAACGACCGGCGGAAAATCGAGCTGATGAACGTTCTTCTCTTCTCCCTCCCCGGAACGCCGGTGATCTACTACGGCGATGAGATCGGGATGGGGGATAATTTTTATCTCGGAGATCGAAACGGGGTCCGCACCCCGATGCAGTGGAACGGCGACCGCAACACCGGCTTCTCACAGGCGAACCCGCAAAAGCTCTTCCTTCCCGCGATTATCGATCCGGAATATCACTACGAATCGGTCAACGTCGAGAACCAGGAGCGGAATCACTCTTCGCTCCTCTGGAGCATGAAGCGCTTCGTCGCGACCCGAAAATATTACAAGGCGTTCGGGAGGGGAACGATCGAATTCCTCTTGCCGGACAACCCCAAAGTCCTCGCGTTTCTGCGCCATTATAAGGACGAAGAGCATATCCTCGTGGTCGTCAATCTTTCACGGCACTCCCAGATCGCCGAGCTCGATCTCTCTCAATACGTCGGCCACGTTCCGGAGACCCTCTTCAGCAGGAATCGGTTCCCGGAAATCCGCGACGGCCGTTATACGATCACCCTCGGTCCGTACGGCTACTATCGTTTTATCCTTCAAAAAAAGGAGGAATCGATGCATCCCTCCGGAAAACGGATTATTCCCGAGATCTCCGTCGAAGGCGATTGGCGGAACGTGTTAAAGGGGAGGCAGAAGCAGACGCTCGAACGGAACACCTTCCCGGCCTACATCGTCGGATGCCGATGGTACGGCGGAAAAGCCCGGCAGATCGAGCAGCTCCATATCCTCGAGGCGATCCCGATCGGTAAAGAGGGAAGCACGGGGCAGCTTCTCCTGCTTCAGATCGACTATACGGAGGGAATGCCGGAAACCTATCTTCTTCCGATCGCCTTCGCCTCCGGAGAGGGGGCTGCGCGAATCGCGGAAGAGGCCCCTCACAGCGTGATCGCCCGCGTCATCGGCGAGCAGGAAGGGATTCTCTATGACGGCATCTACGATGAGGCGCTTCGAGACTGCCTCCTCTCGATCATCTCGAAGCGACAGCGGATCAAAGGGGCGCGGGGCGAGATCATCGCCTCTCCGGGAAAGCGGTTTAAATCGCTGGCGGCGGCCGCAGGCGCCCTGCTCGCGTCCCAGGTCTTGAAGGGGGAGCAGACCAACTCCAATCTCTTATACGGGCAGACCTTTCTCTTCAAGCTCTACCGGCGGTTGGATGAAGGGATCAATCCCGATCTGGAGATCGGCCGGTTCCTGACCGAAAACGCCCTTCTCTCCCGAATCCCCCCTTATGCCGGCGCCATCGAGTACCGGAGGCCGGGGGCGGAGCCGATGATCGTCGGCCTGCTTCAGGGATTCGTTCCGAACGAGGGAGACGCTTGGCGATACACGGTCGATGCGGTGGAGCGCTATTTTGAGCGGGTCCTCTCGAAGCGGGGGGAGATCGACGCCATTCCGAAGGCCCCCCCCTCCCTGCTGGAGACCGCCTTCCAAGAAGTCCCTCCCCTCCTCCATGAACTGATCGGGAGCATCTACCTGGAGATGGCGACCTTGCTCGGGAAACGGACGGCCGAATTTCATCTCGCCCTCTCCTCCCCGACGGAGGATTCCCAGTTTGCGCCGGAACCGTACACGCTGCTCTATCAGCGCTCCGTCTACCAGGGGATGCAGAGCCACGGGCGGCAGGTCTTCCAGCTCCTGCGGCAGAAATTGAAAGGCCTCCCCGAACCTGTCCGGACCGGAGCGCAGGAGGTTTTGAATTCCGAACGGGAGATCCTGGAGCGGTTTAAGACGGTTTACCGAAAGAAGATCTCGACGATGAAGATCCGAATTCATGGAGATTATCATCTGGGACAGGTTCTCTATACGGGGAATGATTTCTACATCATCGATTTCGAGGGAGAGCCGGCGCGCCCCCTCAGCGAGCGGCGGCTGAAGCGCTCGCCGTTTCGAGATGTGGCGGGAATGATCCGCTCTTTCCATTACAAAGCCTACAGCGGGCTGGTCACGCAGGCCTCAATCCGGCCGGAGGACGTCCCGGTGCTGGAACCGTGGGCCGATCTCTGGTATCGGTACACGTCGGCGGCCTTTCTTCGCTCCTACCTCGATACCGCGGGAGACGCCCCGTTCATTCCGAAAGAGCGGGAGGACATCGAGGTGTTGCTCAATACCTTTCTCCTCGATAAGGCGGTCTACGAGATCGGATACGAATTGAACAACCGTCCCGAATGGATCATGATTCCGCTGAAAGGAATTACTCACCTGATGGAGGCCCGATGA
- a CDS encoding potassium channel family protein yields the protein MKRFLVIGLGRFGISLAKTLSSIGEEVIAVDASMARVEEVKERVPHAVQLDSTDPDALKSIGCDRVDVAIVAIGENLEASVVTTVILKEMGIKEIIVRAYSDREKKILELIGATRVIFVEDEMGRRLAKAISGEGIRDYIELSQNYSIVHWDAPEALAGTSLADLKLNESWRLILLAVKKKEESLSQKIGLRKEPERLELYPSPEYRIEKGDVLILVGKHRDLMRFTTEQKH from the coding sequence ATGAAACGTTTTCTGGTCATTGGATTGGGCCGGTTCGGAATCAGTCTGGCCAAAACCCTCTCCTCCATCGGGGAAGAGGTCATTGCCGTCGATGCCAGCATGGCGCGGGTGGAGGAGGTCAAGGAGCGTGTTCCTCACGCCGTTCAGCTCGACAGCACCGATCCCGATGCGCTCAAATCGATCGGGTGCGATCGGGTCGATGTGGCGATCGTCGCCATCGGAGAGAACTTGGAAGCAAGCGTCGTCACCACGGTGATCCTGAAAGAGATGGGGATCAAAGAGATCATCGTTCGCGCCTATTCGGATCGGGAGAAGAAGATTCTCGAATTGATCGGGGCGACCCGGGTCATCTTCGTCGAAGATGAAATGGGACGCCGTCTGGCGAAGGCGATCTCGGGAGAGGGAATCCGCGATTACATCGAGCTCTCTCAGAATTATTCGATCGTTCATTGGGACGCCCCCGAGGCGCTGGCAGGAACATCGCTGGCCGACCTGAAATTGAACGAATCGTGGCGACTGATCCTTCTGGCGGTCAAGAAAAAGGAAGAAAGCCTCTCCCAAAAAATCGGCTTGCGGAAGGAGCCGGAGCGGCTGGAGCTCTACCCTTCCCCGGAATATCGGATCGAGAAAGGGGACGTCCTGATTCTGGTGGGGAAACATCGGGACCTGATGCGGTTTACGACCGAGCAGAAGCATTGA
- a CDS encoding SLC13 family permease, translating into MTIEVIIVLLLVVSAVVLFASERFPVDMVALILMATLLLSGIITPEEGISGFSNTATVTVGAMFILSAGLFKTGALNFIGVALAKIGKRNFWIALITMMAGVGVISAFVNNTAAVAIFMPIVLGVARDAKVNPSKLLMPLSFASMFGGVCTLIGTSTNILVNSIAERYGQPPLRMFEFSSFGLVIFGAGMAYMILIGVRLIPNRRGGGDLTHSFGMGEYLTEIVLLPQAKSVGQRLRDSQLVRDLDVDVLEVLRGGRRLLLPSPEIVFQADDLLRVRCNVEKIRQLQEREGILLKPGIKWRDEDLESAQTVLVEAVIAPNSVLEGKSLKRVRFRHRFNATALAIRHRGEVMHEHLETTPLRAGDALLIEARRDRLDQLKQHPAFVFVSEVGLPEFRKEKIVPALAIISGVVLGAALNLLPIVVGAIVGSVLLILTGCLSLEEAYEAIDLKVIFLLAGVLTLGTALEKTGAARFLSQFLISGVGLLGPTAILFTLFLLTTLLTNVMSNTATAALLAPIAIVTAESLGVSARPFLMAVTYAASLSFMTPVGYQTNTLIYGPGQYQFSDFLRVGTPLNLLFLLLAVYFIPQFWPF; encoded by the coding sequence ATGACGATTGAAGTCATCATCGTTCTTTTGCTGGTCGTCTCGGCCGTCGTTCTCTTCGCGAGCGAGCGGTTTCCGGTCGACATGGTCGCCTTGATCCTCATGGCGACCCTTCTTTTGAGCGGGATCATCACCCCGGAGGAGGGGATTTCCGGCTTCAGCAACACGGCGACCGTGACCGTCGGGGCGATGTTTATTCTGAGCGCCGGTCTTTTTAAAACGGGGGCGCTCAACTTTATCGGCGTCGCGCTGGCGAAAATCGGAAAGCGGAACTTCTGGATCGCCTTGATCACCATGATGGCCGGCGTGGGGGTGATCTCCGCGTTCGTGAACAACACGGCGGCGGTCGCCATCTTCATGCCGATCGTTCTCGGCGTCGCGCGCGATGCCAAGGTAAACCCCTCCAAGCTCCTGATGCCGCTTTCTTTCGCGTCGATGTTCGGAGGGGTCTGCACCCTGATCGGAACGTCAACCAACATCCTGGTCAATTCGATCGCCGAGCGATACGGACAGCCTCCTTTGCGGATGTTCGAGTTTTCCTCCTTCGGCCTGGTGATATTCGGCGCCGGAATGGCGTATATGATCCTGATCGGCGTCCGGCTGATTCCCAACCGGAGAGGAGGGGGGGATCTGACCCATAGTTTCGGGATGGGGGAGTACCTGACCGAGATCGTCCTGCTTCCGCAGGCAAAGTCGGTCGGACAACGTTTGAGGGATTCGCAGCTGGTCCGGGATCTGGATGTCGATGTCTTGGAGGTCCTCCGGGGAGGGCGGCGCCTTCTGCTCCCTTCGCCCGAAATCGTCTTCCAGGCCGACGACCTCTTACGGGTTCGATGCAACGTCGAGAAGATCAGGCAGCTCCAGGAGCGGGAGGGAATTCTCCTCAAACCGGGAATAAAATGGCGGGACGAGGATCTGGAGTCGGCCCAGACGGTTTTGGTGGAGGCGGTCATCGCCCCGAATTCCGTCCTGGAAGGGAAGTCCCTCAAACGGGTGCGGTTTCGCCATCGGTTCAACGCCACGGCCCTGGCGATCCGGCATCGCGGCGAGGTGATGCACGAGCATTTGGAAACGACCCCGCTTCGGGCGGGGGACGCCCTCCTCATCGAGGCCCGGCGCGATCGCCTCGATCAGTTGAAGCAGCACCCGGCGTTTGTCTTCGTCTCCGAGGTCGGGCTGCCGGAATTCCGGAAGGAAAAGATCGTCCCGGCCCTGGCGATCATCTCCGGGGTCGTCCTGGGGGCCGCCCTCAACCTGCTGCCGATCGTGGTCGGCGCGATCGTCGGATCGGTGTTGCTGATCTTGACCGGGTGTCTCTCCCTCGAAGAGGCCTATGAGGCGATCGATTTGAAGGTCATCTTTCTGCTGGCGGGGGTCCTCACCCTCGGCACCGCGCTCGAGAAGACCGGCGCGGCGCGGTTCCTCTCCCAATTCCTCATCTCCGGCGTCGGCCTGCTTGGACCGACGGCGATTCTCTTCACCCTTTTTCTCCTGACGACCCTCTTGACCAACGTGATGTCGAACACCGCCACGGCGGCGCTGCTCGCCCCGATTGCGATCGTCACGGCGGAATCGCTCGGCGTCAGCGCCCGGCCCTTTCTGATGGCGGTGACCTACGCGGCTTCCCTCAGCTTCATGACCCCGGTCGGGTATCAGACCAACACCCTCATCTACGGGCCGGGACAATATCAGTTCTCCGATTTTCTCCGGGTGGGGACCCCCCTGAACCTTCTCTTCTTGTTGTTAGCCGTTTATTTTATCCCGCAATTCTGGCCTTTCTAG
- a CDS encoding mechanosensitive ion channel family protein, translating into MNVLQGFLEQVRSWINFPIFTLGGTLFTLWSLLYIVALLALLFYLSGKLKRWVVDQLLSRSNVDIGIRQATGTIIRYIVVAIGFLVILQSAGINLSALTILAGALGIGVGLGLQSITNNFVSGIIILFGRPIKVGDRIEVNDVVGDVIHISPRATTVVTNDNIAMIVPNSEFISSTVTNWSYTDRKVRFSIPVPVSYRSDPERVRALLMAVAEAHPGGLGEPEPDALLDGFGDSGLNFVLRVWSQRYTSRPGVLRSELNYAIIKKFREEGIEIPFPQRDIHIRNGGEEAEGAASR; encoded by the coding sequence ATGAACGTTTTACAAGGTTTTTTGGAACAGGTGAGAAGCTGGATCAACTTCCCGATTTTCACGCTCGGTGGGACCCTCTTTACCCTCTGGTCGCTTCTCTATATCGTGGCGCTCCTGGCGCTCCTCTTTTATCTCTCCGGAAAGCTCAAACGGTGGGTGGTCGATCAGCTTCTTTCAAGAAGCAACGTCGACATCGGCATCCGCCAGGCGACCGGGACGATCATCCGATATATCGTGGTCGCGATCGGATTCTTGGTCATCCTGCAGTCGGCGGGGATCAATCTGAGTGCCCTGACGATTCTGGCGGGGGCGCTCGGGATCGGCGTCGGGCTGGGGTTGCAGAGTATCACGAACAATTTCGTCAGCGGGATCATCATTCTTTTCGGCCGTCCGATCAAGGTCGGAGACCGGATCGAGGTCAACGATGTGGTCGGGGACGTGATCCATATCTCCCCCCGCGCCACCACCGTCGTCACGAACGACAACATCGCCATGATCGTTCCGAACTCGGAATTCATCTCTTCAACGGTGACCAACTGGAGTTACACCGACCGGAAAGTCCGATTCAGTATTCCGGTGCCGGTTTCCTACCGCTCCGATCCGGAGCGGGTTCGGGCGCTTCTCATGGCGGTGGCCGAGGCCCATCCGGGGGGCCTCGGAGAACCGGAGCCGGACGCGCTCCTGGACGGCTTCGGCGACAGCGGCTTGAATTTCGTTCTCCGCGTCTGGAGCCAGCGATACACTTCCCGGCCGGGGGTGCTCCGAAGCGAGCTCAATTACGCGATCATCAAGAAATTCAGAGAAGAGGGGATCGAGATTCCTTTTCCCCAGCGGGATATTCACATTCGAAACGGGGGAGAGGAGGCGGAGGGAGCCGCCTCCCGATAA